A window of Bombina bombina isolate aBomBom1 chromosome 5, aBomBom1.pri, whole genome shotgun sequence genomic DNA:
GAGATGctttaaatttctgcagttcagTTCTGCTAAAATATCAAGTTTTTCTAACCCCATCTTTCTGCCAATAAGCTTTGTAAGAACATCATCTTCTGAATGGTCAAAACCATCTGTATGTCCTGTAATGTCTTGTACAGTAGCCTGTTGTCTTTTTTTACTACTTCTCATTAGCATATCATGGACCACACGCAGAGCGGGCGTTCCTGTTAAATCAGCTATGTTTAAAATAGAATTCTCGTTTGAGTCATCAATGCACAACTCACTTTCTTCATTTACAGACTCCCTTGCTACCTTTGATTTGTATGCTGAAGTCAACAGATGAGTTTCAGTATTTTCTTCCTCTACTTCGGACTGAGATCCTCGTTCACGAAGAGTGGACAATCTTCTACATCTATCTAGTTTACGTAAGCGATTTTTTGAATGAACGGCTTTTGGTGTCTCCCTGGGTTTCTGAATAAGCTCTTGGAAGGAGCCTTCATGATCAGTTATTGAGTCTTGTGACTTATCCCAGCTAAGGGAGTGAAATGCACTATCCTCTGTTATTGAGCAGTCCAGGTCACTTATTTGTTCAACCGTGGGAGTgcataaattaaagttaaaatttgcTGCAAGGTTACTAATAGGAGTCTGAAATTCCTCAGCAGGACGTGCAATTAAACTGCAAGCTGGAGTTCCAGGTAACTCAGAAAGGTGTGCTTCATGGATGCTTAGCATACTATCATCAGTTGCACTATTTGAATGTTGAACTGGAGAGATGTTTTCTACTTCAGTAAAATTATCATCACTTTTAGAATCATCTAAAGTAGAACTCCTCTGTTGAGCAAACGATAGTCTCCACTTTTTGCAAGATGatgcagactctgcattttttaaaGTGCTTGTTGCAATTGGCTCATAGGTGCTCTCTCTTGGCGAGTCAACAAAACTGTTTGAAAGACCGACATCAAAACGTGAAATACACAAGGGTGATTTTGAGCTTCCAGAAATTTCTGCAGAGCATTCAGATGCATCAAAATCAATAGTTCCACCAGGTGTAGCTTTGGAAAGAAGCAATCTTCTACGAAGTGAAACATCTTTCTTACTAAAACGTGGAGTTTCACAGATTACAGTAACACTTTGCCTGCTTTCCTTCATGGCAGCTAAATGAGTCCAGCATTTTACATTTGTTATTGGTGTTAATGAAGGTTCTATATTCTCAGAGTTATCATAGTCCTTGGTTATAGTTAGCTTTCCAAATGATTCTCTGCTACTTTCAACATGGTCTGGACTGAAGACTTTTAGCGACTCATTGTATCCACTGTCTTGGGAGATAAATGTTGAATAGCCCCTGGAGTCAAAttccttttcatcaattttggcaGCAATTCTGCCTAAAGGGTGACTTTCTGCAACAGTACTATTGTATGCCATCTTCAGTCCTTTCCTTTTGGAAGTCTAAACAGATAATATAAGTTAGTTGACGTCAATCTTTCTGGGAAAGAGTAGTATTACACCTAAACATTCATCTTTTTTTACAACTACATGAAGATCTAGTTCATTATATAGATAGTAATACCACTTCCTTACACCAGTTCCTCTTCCAATCCTATGTTTATGTAAAAAGTGACT
This region includes:
- the FBXO43 gene encoding F-box only protein 43, which gives rise to MAYNSTVAESHPLGRIAAKIDEKEFDSRGYSTFISQDSGYNESLKVFSPDHVESSRESFGKLTITKDYDNSENIEPSLTPITNVKCWTHLAAMKESRQSVTVICETPRFSKKDVSLRRRLLLSKATPGGTIDFDASECSAEISGSSKSPLCISRFDVGLSNSFVDSPRESTYEPIATSTLKNAESASSCKKWRLSFAQQRSSTLDDSKSDDNFTEVENISPVQHSNSATDDSMLSIHEAHLSELPGTPACSLIARPAEEFQTPISNLAANFNFNLCTPTVEQISDLDCSITEDSAFHSLSWDKSQDSITDHEGSFQELIQKPRETPKAVHSKNRLRKLDRCRRLSTLRERGSQSEVEEENTETHLLTSAYKSKVARESVNEESELCIDDSNENSILNIADLTGTPALRVVHDMLMRSSKKRQQATVQDITGHTDGFDHSEDDVLTKLIGRKMGLEKLDILAELNCRNLKHLLAFIFRVLDMESICSIWKVSKQWREIVIQDKITYQRRKVFLRKLKTEAEQGRHLSSEDAATRLNLLTRSALKSVQSQARTAYQTPSSLKSSQTPKDSKSIRQSASKQQEYVKIAKTLFTDEALKPCPQCQYPAKFQPLKKRGKCSRKDCGFDFCILCLCTFHGSEECSTGSTKRKNKKDALPGSAQSKRNLKRL